Proteins encoded in a region of the Rothia mucilaginosa genome:
- a CDS encoding MIP/aquaporin family protein, which translates to MYTISPYLAEFLGTLIMCTIGCGVIANVELRRSKGHGDNFFTIAFGWGFAVTFGVYASHAYSGGHLNPAVSIGLAAYGEFPWEKVPGYIIAQVLGAMVGAGLVYLNYLPHWKATADKKIKLGVFGTVPAIHNYFTNALSEMIGTFMLVFSALYTGVNFKPSISGGVELSLNLNDVLKPLAFGFMVTVLVIGLGGQTGYALNPARDFGPRLMHALLPIHDKGSSRWFYAWVPICGPIAGGFMGGAFFKLYYEGQVSPWLFVSSALAIAVLLFAWWANSHLYRAPSSEVIPEFEDTHATAAARAATYTPTGSMPILLPEEVKGNRSTRVVNQVIEDD; encoded by the coding sequence GTGTACACCATCAGCCCCTACCTCGCCGAATTCCTCGGCACGCTCATCATGTGCACCATCGGCTGCGGCGTCATCGCCAACGTCGAACTCCGCCGCTCCAAAGGCCACGGCGACAACTTCTTCACCATCGCCTTCGGCTGGGGCTTCGCCGTCACCTTCGGCGTCTACGCCTCCCACGCCTACTCCGGCGGCCACCTAAACCCCGCCGTATCCATCGGACTGGCAGCCTACGGCGAATTCCCCTGGGAGAAGGTCCCCGGCTACATCATCGCCCAGGTCCTCGGCGCAATGGTCGGTGCCGGACTGGTCTACCTCAACTACCTGCCCCACTGGAAGGCAACCGCCGACAAGAAGATTAAGCTCGGCGTTTTCGGCACCGTCCCCGCTATTCACAACTACTTCACCAACGCCCTCTCCGAAATGATCGGCACGTTCATGCTGGTCTTCTCGGCACTGTACACCGGTGTGAACTTCAAGCCGTCCATCAGCGGCGGTGTGGAACTCTCTCTCAACCTCAACGACGTGCTCAAGCCCCTCGCCTTCGGCTTCATGGTCACCGTACTCGTGATCGGTCTGGGCGGTCAGACCGGCTACGCTCTGAACCCCGCCCGTGACTTCGGTCCGCGCCTCATGCACGCCCTGCTGCCCATCCACGATAAGGGCTCCTCGCGCTGGTTCTACGCGTGGGTTCCGATCTGCGGCCCGATTGCCGGCGGTTTCATGGGTGGCGCATTCTTCAAGCTCTACTACGAGGGTCAGGTCAGCCCGTGGCTGTTCGTCTCCAGCGCCCTGGCGATTGCGGTTCTGCTCTTCGCGTGGTGGGCTAATAGCCACCTGTACCGTGCACCCAGCTCCGAGGTTATCCCCGAGTTTGAGGATACCCACGCTACCGCGGCGGCACGCGCGGCAACCTACACGCCGACCGGCTCCATGCCGATTCTGCTCCCCGAAGAGGTGAAGGGCAACCGTAGCACCCGCGTCGTCAACCAGGTGATTGAGGACGACTAG
- the argE gene encoding acetylornithine deacetylase gives MTAQTTQPASLPWLEKLIAIPTISGSSNLELIELIEAEFARYGYSGVRTYNEDGTRANLLVTVPAADGTTRGGVILSGHTDVVPVAGQDWDADPFTLRVEGTRAYGRGVCDMKGFLAVALWLLPRVAEAKLRTPLHFAFSYDEEIGCVGAPSLIEEFVARDLAPDYAIVGEPSSMRIIDAHKGAHRGRVTFTGVPKHGSLATHGVNAVAAAGEFITFFTDMADQWEEEGPYDESFIIPHSTGSVNLANGGLQYNIVAEQAVVEYDVRTLPQVTTESFVERIDREISEVILPDLQARAARAEKLTGAEPGSLTSRVGVKHELLAAVPGLGTEDDAPIVRLAHEWLGTNDAPQKVTYGTEAGQFQRAGVQSIICGPGDIAQAHTPNEWIELEQLSECERFFEAILGWASAK, from the coding sequence ATGACGGCTCAGACCACCCAGCCCGCTTCCCTCCCCTGGCTCGAAAAGCTCATCGCGATTCCCACCATCTCCGGCAGCTCCAACCTGGAACTCATTGAGCTCATCGAAGCCGAGTTCGCCCGCTACGGTTACAGCGGCGTGCGCACCTACAACGAGGACGGCACCCGCGCCAACCTGCTGGTCACCGTCCCCGCAGCGGACGGCACCACCCGCGGCGGTGTTATTCTCTCCGGCCACACGGACGTCGTGCCCGTCGCCGGTCAGGACTGGGACGCCGACCCGTTCACCCTGCGCGTGGAGGGTACCCGCGCCTACGGCCGCGGTGTCTGCGATATGAAGGGCTTCCTCGCAGTCGCCCTCTGGCTGCTGCCGCGCGTTGCCGAGGCGAAGCTGCGCACTCCCCTGCACTTCGCGTTCTCCTACGACGAGGAAATCGGCTGCGTCGGTGCACCCTCCCTCATCGAGGAGTTCGTGGCGCGCGACCTCGCCCCCGACTACGCGATTGTGGGTGAGCCCTCCAGCATGCGCATCATCGACGCGCACAAGGGCGCGCACCGCGGCCGCGTCACCTTCACCGGCGTGCCCAAGCACGGTTCCCTCGCCACCCACGGCGTGAACGCGGTTGCTGCCGCTGGCGAGTTCATCACCTTCTTCACCGATATGGCGGACCAGTGGGAAGAAGAAGGTCCCTACGACGAGTCGTTCATCATCCCCCACTCCACCGGTAGCGTGAACCTGGCAAACGGCGGCCTGCAGTACAACATCGTCGCCGAGCAGGCGGTCGTGGAGTACGATGTGCGCACCCTGCCGCAGGTGACTACCGAGTCCTTCGTGGAGCGCATTGACCGCGAGATTTCCGAGGTGATTCTGCCCGATCTGCAGGCACGCGCCGCACGCGCGGAGAAGCTGACCGGCGCGGAGCCCGGTAGCCTCACCTCCCGCGTGGGTGTGAAGCATGAACTGCTCGCCGCCGTGCCGGGTTTGGGTACCGAAGACGACGCACCCATCGTGCGCCTCGCCCACGAGTGGCTCGGCACCAACGACGCACCGCAGAAGGTCACCTACGGCACCGAAGCGGGCCAGTTCCAGCGCGCCGGCGTGCAGAGCATCATCTGCGGCCCCGGCGACATCGCGCAGGCGCACACGCCGAACGAGTGGATTGAGCTGGAACAGCTGAGCGAATGCGAGCGCTTCTTCGAGGCGATTCTCGGCTGGGCGAGCGCCAAGTAG